Proteins from one Carcharodon carcharias isolate sCarCar2 chromosome 19, sCarCar2.pri, whole genome shotgun sequence genomic window:
- the LOC121291175 gene encoding trafficking protein particle complex subunit 3-like — MEVAFKMYLGITPSVTNWSAAGDEFSLILENNPLVDFVELPDNHSSLIYSNLLCGVLRGALEMVQMAIDVKFVQDTLRGDNVTEIRMKFTKRIEENLPAGEE, encoded by the exons atggag GTTGCTTTTAAAATGTATCTGGGtataactcccagtgtgaccaaCTGGAGTGCAGCTGGAGATGAATTTTCATTAATTCTGGAAAATAATCCACTTGTGGACTTTGTGGAATTGCCTGACAACCATTCCAGTTTGATTTACTCTAATCTCCTCTGCGGAGTTCTGAGAGGTGCATTGGAAATG gttcaaatggcaattgatgtgaAATTTGTCCAGGACACACTCAGGGGTGACAATGTGACAGAAATCAGAATGAAATTCACTAAAAGGATTGAAGAAAATCTTCCAGCTGGAGAAGAATAG